Proteins from one Podospora pseudocomata strain CBS 415.72m chromosome 4, whole genome shotgun sequence genomic window:
- a CDS encoding hypothetical protein (EggNog:ENOG503P23M) encodes MLFILTTVLAHVAQAHVVVTYPGWRANNLVTNATFPFGMQWMYPCDTGQKGGGVSPTTNRTYWPISGGAVALQPGWFQGHETALIYINLGIGEKPENYSFPLTKFYINGPTNNPYPGTVCIPKLDVPGTVWSTRIKSGDRASVQVVEASSHGAGQFSCSDIIFTDDPALVPQVNETNCFNSTEIKVSSVYLPGTPPNESCSTPSVGESGRGNLFAGVDTPAAAETSVATGGAEGARVPVMMMNLVVVVAGARYIGGF; translated from the exons ATGTTGTTCATTCTCACAACTGTACTGGCACATGTCGCCCAGGCGCATGTGGTTGTCACCTACCCAGGCTGGCGAGCCAacaacctcgtcaccaaTGCAACCTTTCCCTTTGGAATGCAGTGGATGTATCCTT GTGATACCGGTCAAAAAGGCGGCGGCgtctccccaaccaccaaccgcaCCTACTGGCCCATCTCTGGCGGCGCCGTCGCCCTCCAGCCCGGGTGGTTCCAAGGCCACGAGACAGCCCTCATCTACATCAACCTGGGCATTGGAGAGAAGCCGGAGAATTACTCCTTTCCCCTGACCAAGTTTTACATCAACGGCCCGACGAACAACCCCTACCCGGGCACGGTCTGCATCCCGAAGCTGGACGTTCCGGGGACGGTGTGGTCGACAAGAATCAAGAGCGGTGATCGGGCGAGCGTGCAGGTTGTTGAGGCGTCAAGCCATGGGGCTGGGCAGTTTAGT TGCTCCGACATCATTTTCACCGACGACCCTGCCTTGGTTCCGCAGGTGAATGAGACCAACTGCTTCAACTCGACCGAGATCAAAGTGTCGAGTGTTTACCTGCCCGGGACGCCGCCGAATGAGAGCTGTAGCACGCCGAGCGTAGGGgagtcggggagggggaatcTGTTCGCTGGGGTGGACAcaccggctgctgctgagacGAGTGTTGCGACGGGTGGTGCAGAAGGGGCGAGAGTTCCagtcatgatgatgaatttggtggttgtggtggctGGGGCGCGATATATTGGCGGGTTTTGA
- a CDS encoding hypothetical protein (EggNog:ENOG503PNIF) — protein MARTGRTSARTGLAPFLLASSAIVWISAVIVMGILAYLVSEGTRGDFVIYSLVISVLTTIFYLAAFFLAGRPGFVLLFNLIFSYLWLVVVVYTASSYTYSNSSLLHAVEAFSFIAFFFLFFNVLYDWHNGFYRGGARTTAVV, from the exons ATGGCACGAACAGGCCGCACCTCCGCCCGCACGGGGCTGGCCCCCTTCCTtttggcctcctcggccatcgTCTGGATCTCGGCCGTTATTGTCATGGGCATTCTTGCCTACCTCGTCTCTGAGGGCACCCGCGGCGACTTTGTCATCTACTCTCTGGTTATT TctgtcctcaccaccatcttctaCCTCGCCGCCTTTTTCCTCGCTGGTCGCCCTGGTTTCGTCTTGCTGTTCAACCTCATCTTTTCCTATCTATGGCTCGTGGTCGTGGTGTACACAGCCAGCAGCTACACCTACAGCAACAGCTCCCTTCTCCATGCGGTCGAGGCCTTTAGCttcatcgccttcttcttcctgttcTTCAACGTCCTTTACGACTGGCACAACGGCTTCTACCGCGGTGGTGCTCGCACCACTGCTGTTGTCTAA
- a CDS encoding hypothetical protein (COG:S; EggNog:ENOG503PEV2), with translation MFSFAIHVCSVLLALSGHRSIEWGVSIDLNTPGSATVHLSGTLQDVVARMEKDYPGWNETFSQPDEHYGALRQHIRH, from the exons ATGTTCTCCTTCGCCATTCACGTCTGCAGCGTCTTGCTCGCACTTTCCGGG CATCGTTCCATCGAGTGGGGCGTGTCCATcgacctcaacacccccggCAGTGCCACTGTTCACCTGAGCGGTACCCTCCAGGACGTCGTGGCCCGGATGGAGAAGGACTACCCTGGATGGAACGAGACCTTCTCTCAGCCTGACGAACACTACGGCGCTCTCCGGCAACACATCAGACATTGA
- a CDS encoding hypothetical protein (EggNog:ENOG503NXHH; COG:C; COG:H): protein MGDRISPDQVGEEGNMLTTDLLIIGAGPAGASLACFLASHGKKGLLLASAPGTSPTPRAHITNLAGLETLRDIGLEEQCLSLATPSTNMKHTRWCRSLAGEEYARVYSWGHDPIYKGAYEAASPCKHVDLPQTLLEPVLVRKATEGGWGVRFSTRLLKVKQLDEGVEVEVRDEILKRGYKIRCRYLFGCDGARSQVVREVGLPLIKKPGQGLALNVLVRADLTHLMEPHRVGNLHWVFKPEEGIDGREAPAWGWAAIVRMVKPWTEWMFIFLAKPGMDLKGEEMEATEEEYLARVKEVIGDESVEAELVHASKWWINEVVAERYQEGDVFCLGDAVHRHPPFNGLGSNTCLQDAFNLAWKVSYVLDGRASPGLLDSYSLERQPVGVDIITRANDGLRDHIPWQQTLGMHSPDPAERAKILAEFESASPEGRKRRREFQKGIERTTTEFHGLGIEMNQNYSHSPAVYLDDETGPGPAVPEDKVRTHVVTTYPGRRLPHVWVNTRIPAKNMTSTIDLAGHGKFCLLTGFGGGRWKEAAKSVGEKLGLQINSYSIGWHQDYEDVYFDWAKKREVEEDGCVLVRPDRFVAWRAKEMVEDAEGKLEEVLRRILGRPREA from the exons ATGGGCGACCGCATCAGCCCCGATCAagtcggggaggagggcaacatgctcaccaccgacctcctcatcatcggcgcCGGGCCCGCAGGCGCCTCCCTAGCATGCTTTCTCGCCTCGCACGGGAAAAAGGGCCTCCTGCTTGCGTCAGCACCGGGAACCTCGCCCACCCCTCGCGcgcacatcaccaaccttgCTGGTCTCGAAACACTTCGAGACATTGGCCTCGAGGAACAGTGTCTCTCCCTTGCGACCCCGTCGACAAACATGAAGCACACCCGTTGGTGTCGGTctttggcgggggaggagtacGCGAGGGTGTACTCCTGGGGCCACGACCCGATCTACAAGGGGGCGTACGAGGCTGCTTCGCCGTGCAAACACGTTGATCTGCCGCAGACGCTGCTCGAGCCGGTGCTTGTGCGGAAAGCAAccgagggggggtggggggtgaggttcAGCACGCGGTTGCTAAAGGTGAAGCAGTTGGacgagggggtggaggtggaggtgcgGGATGAGATATTGAAGCGGGGGTATAAGATCAGGTGTAGGTATTTGTTTGGCTGTGACGGGGCGAGGAGTCAggttgtgagggaggtggggttgcCGTTGATCAAGAAGCCCGGGCAGGGGCTGGCACTGAATGTGCTGGTGAGGGCGGATTTGACGCATTTGATGGAGCCGCATAGGGTGGGAAACTTGCATTGGGTGTTTAAACCGGAGGAGGGGATCGATGGCAGAGAGGCGCCGGCGTGGGGGTGGGCGGCGAttgtgaggatggtgaagccTTGGACCGAGTGGATGTTTATCTTTTTGGCGAAGCCGGGGATGGatttgaagggggaggagatggaggccaccgaggaggagtatttggcgagggtgaaggaggtgatCGGGGATGAGAGCGTTGAGGCGGAGTTGGTGCACGCGAGCAAGTGGTGGATCAatgaggtggtggcggagaggTATCAGGAGGGAGATGT GTTCTGTCTGGGTGATGCAgttcaccgccaccccccgTTCAACGGTCTAGGCTCCAACACCTGTCTCCAAGACGCCTTCAACCTCGCCTGGAAGGTCTCCTACGTGCTCGACGGCAGGGCCAGTCCCGGCCTGCTGGACTCCTACTCGCTTGAGAGACAGCCTGTGGGAGtagacatcatcacccgGGCCAACGACGGACTGAGAGACCACATCCCCTGGCAGCAAACCCTCGGGATGCACTCCCCCGACCCGGCCGAGCGCGCCAAGATCCTCGCCGAATTCGAATCCGCGTCACCAGAAGGAAGGAAGCGAAGACGGGAATTCCAAAAGGGAATTGAGAGAACAACGACCGAGTTTCACGGACTGGGCATAGAGATGAACCAGAACTATTCTCACTCACCAGCAGTCTACCTTGACGATGAGACAGGACCGGGGCCTGCGGTGCCAGAGGATAAAGTCAGGACACATGTTGTGACGACATACCCGGGGAGGAGACTGCCCCATGTGTGGGTTAACACTCGGATACCAGCGAAGAATATGACGAGCACGATTGACCTGGCTGGGCATGGGAAGTTTTGCTTGCTgactgggtttgggggaggcaGATGGAAGGAGGCGGCAAAGTCAGTGGGTGAGAAGCTGGGACTGCAGATCAACAGCTACAGTATCGGCTGGCATCAGGACTATGAAGATGTCTACTTTGACTGGgcaaagaagagggaggtggaggaggatgggtgTGTGCTGGTGAGACCTGATCGGTTTGTTGCTTGGCGGGCaaaggagatggtggaggatgccgaggggaagttggaggaggttttgagAAGGATACTGGGGAGACCTAGGGAGGCGTGA
- a CDS encoding hypothetical protein (EggNog:ENOG503PF52) has protein sequence MDSQATNIFRKFGTKKKRDSMPLPTKRIILPKRTETRETAHTVAKADPGPLLPASTSLDLDRALPPLQDPPSSQPQPQPQPQPPTAEITLSEPWVSSHHHHHHRQAHSTSTRNGTPTPSPWEEAEMNRLKASHEEQIRDLRMKLGMELEDTRRDMARRTHQLVELTRLHDRDKEAVERVKELEKEGEKVREELNNLKNNAKQNFQIAEEWKKAHDDLTGEKERLAEELKERRVQLESSEKQVAKLEGERGKLTRLLQDAEVDFQRMVEEREVKFAKEREAHRSETDSQLRTLLDKMEDGKRRLKAEYEVEKSAMTQQVHGLKAEQKHQARRYEEQIQRLKDESTVRLQELRHRYQIELESQAAKYKTEIGHRMEESDAKMAAYMMDRDEQAAREREQYERQIADLKQVLMERPGEFDLRLVSDRSLKEEYRALKRSVDTITFNLGPITIDRNIDEASFLEREGKGQERLFVKALIWAMILDGFFSAPYGFGALGPGGNGGPLFELYRSWKGIVEGDGSKDENGPLGQNEFGPLYRDRYANSWRSATFQSILYAAAAKDADGNSLATGVSKTVQVNRQRVQDNMLAMLMSVCRGDVSKEIQEELTVAVGRASELAIVFGAHRANVCFSTPNRGDAVELGREFVDCQDSDGSKGVTVTVELPVLPALFIIGDGKNDLTSVLCVEQGEVLPVAGS, from the coding sequence ATGGATTCCCAAGCCACAAATATCTTTCGCAAATTcggcaccaagaagaagcgcgaCTCGATGCCTCTTCCAACGAAACGGATAATCCTACCCAAACGCACGGAAACTCGCGAAACGGCACATACCGTCGCAAAAGCCGATCCAGGACCACTACTCCCAGCCAGTACATCTCTCGACCTCGACCGtgccctcccaccactccaAGACCCCCCCagctcccaaccccaaccccaaccccaaccccaacccccaacagcagAAATCACCCTCTCCGAACCCTGGGtctcctcccatcaccaccaccaccaccgccaggcACACTCAACCTCGACCCGCAACggcacccccaccccctcgccATGGGAAGAAGCAGAGATGAACCGCCTGAAAGCCAGCCATGAAGAACAAATCCGGGACCTGAGGATGAAGCTGGGGATGGAACTGGAGGACACGCGCCGCGACATGGCCAGACGAACGCACCAGCTGGTTGAACTCACCCGTCTGCACGACCGTGACAAGGAGGCGGTCGAGCgagtcaaggagctggagaaggagggggagaaggtgagggaggagttgaacAATCTCAAGAACAACGCCAAGCAGAACTTTCAGATTGCCgaggagtggaagaaggcgcaTGATGACttgacgggggagaaggagaggctggcggaggagttgAAAGAGAGGAGGGTGCAGTTGGAGAGTTCTGAGAAACAGGTTGCcaagctggagggggagagggggaagttGACGAGGCTGTTGCAGGACGCGGAGGTGGATTTTcagaggatggtggaggagagggaggtcaAGTTTGcaaaggagagggaggctcACCGGAGTGAGACGGATTCCCAGTTGCGGACGTTGCTTGACAAGATggaagatgggaagaggagacTCAAGGCCGAGTATGAGGTGGAGAAGTCGGCGATGACGCAGCAGGTGCACGGGCTGAAGGCTGAGCAGAAACACCAGGCGAGAAGGTACGAGGAGCAGATACAAAGACTGAAAGACGAAAGCACCGTGAGGCTTCAGGAGCTGCGTCACCGCTACCAGATCGAGTTGGAGAGCCAGGCGGCAAAATACAAGACCGAGATCGGCCACCGCATGGAGGAGTCCGACGCCAAGATGGCAGCTTACATGATGGACCGTGATGAACAGGCGGCTAGGGAAAGGGAACAGTACGAAAGACAAATTGCCGACCTCAAGCAGGTCCTGATGGAAAGACCGGGCGAATTTGACCTGCGACTTGTGTCTGACAGGAGTCTCAAGGAGGAATACCGGGCACTGAAGCGATCTGTCGACACAATCACGTTCAATCTCGGCCCCATCACAATCGACAGGAACATCGATGAGGCCAGCTTCCTGGAgcgagagggaaaaggccAGGAGAGGCTTTTTGTAAAGGCTCTCATCTGGGCCATGATTCTGGatggcttcttctcggcgCCGTACGGATTTGGAGCACTGGGGCCTGGGGGAAATGGGGGGCCATTGTTTGAGCTGTACCGGAGCTGGAAGGGAATCGTCGAGGGTGATGGATCAAAGGACGAGAATGGTCCTCTGGGACAGAATGAATTTGGGCCCTTGTACCGGGATCGGTATGCGAATTCGTGGCGCTCGGCGACTTTTCAGTCTATCCTGTATGCTGCTGCAGCAAAGGATGCGGATGGCAACAGTCTGGCTACTGGGGTCAGCAAGACTGTCCAGGTCAATCGTCAACGAGTCCAGGATAACATGCTGGCTATGCTGATGAGCGTTTGCCGTGGCGATGTCAGCAAAGAGATACAAGAGGAGCTGACGGTGGCCGTGGGGAGGGCGAGTGAACTGGCCATTGTATTCGGAGCACACCGAGCAAATGTTTGTTTTAGCACCCCCAACCGAGGCGATGCAGTTGAACTCGGACGGGAGTTCGTCGACTGCCAAGACAGCGATGGCAGCAAAGGGGTTACCGTGACGGTTGAGCTGCCGGTGCTGCCGGCTCTGTTCATCATCGGCGATGGGAAGAATGATCTGACAAGTGTTTTGTGCGTGGAGCAAGGGGAGGTATTACCGGTAGCCGGCTCATGA
- a CDS encoding hypothetical protein (EggNog:ENOG503NV98; COG:Q), with protein sequence MFLISSALHAALASLHLLPILSLSSLALLILWHYLSYRPLSHIPGPFLAKFTNLYKIYAWSTARQAHVYGALPAKFSSSLIRIAPQELLSSDPDFIRQMNSARTEYARSSWYTPLRLDPWGENLFVCTSNTTHTALRAKLANGYNAKEVPSLESDIEHIISKLVSYIRKRCISEPRGPTRKVDFARISQFFTLDVITRVAYGKEFGYLDRNEDMFDWIRTINDQAAWLGIMSDWPVVGKILTNKHVLAVVGPEKKSGGGVGGIMKMAEEIVAERFAPGAEKDRKDMLGAFVRHGVTQRECEVEVPFQIVAGSDTTAVAVRGVVLYLAACRRVYLRLQKEIDDGVREGRISSPVKNEEGKRLELLQAVIYETLRIQPPIMALLLKQVPPQGDYINGQFIPGGTRVGQNAWAIMQDKALFGEDADVFRPERWLEVDPMTKRKMADTVEMIFGYGRWVCLGKPMAFMELNKVIVELLRRFDFEIADPKSRMREKEYGLLIQSGQWMRITERFPENREE encoded by the exons ATGTTCCTCATATCCTCAGCCCTCCACGCGGCTCTTGCCAGccttcaccttctccccatcctctccctctcctccctcgccctcctcatcctctggCACTACCTCTCCTACCGCCCCCTCTCGCACATCCCCggccccttcctcgccaaaTTCACCAACCTTTACAAAATCTACGCCTGGTCCACAGCCCGTCAAGCCCACGTCTACGGcgccctccccgccaagttctcctcctccctcatccgcATCGCCCCCCAAGAACTCCTCTCCTCCGACCCGGACTTCATCCGCCAGATGAACTCGGCCCGCACGGAATACGCCCGCTCAAGTTGGtacacccccctccgcctcgacCCCTGGGGCGAGAACCTCTTTGTCTGCACCTCCAACACGACGCACACCGCCCTTCGAGCCAAGCTCGCAAACGGGTACAACGCGAAGGAGGTCCCATCGTTGGAGAGTGATATCGAGCACATCATTAGCAAACTTGTGTCCTATATCAGGAAGCGATGCATTTCCGAGCCACGCGGCCCGACAAGGAAGGTGGACTTTGCGAGAATCTCCCAGTTCTTCACGCTCGATGTTATCACCAGAGTCGCTTATGGGAAGGAGTTTGGGTATCTAGACCGGAACGAGGACATGTTTGACTGGATCAGAACGATCAACGACCAGGCGGCGTGGTTGGGCATCATGAGTGATTGGCCTGTTGTGGGCAAGATCTTGACGAACAAGCACGTCCTCGCGGTTGTTGGGCCGGAGAAGAAGTCTggcgggggggtgggagggattATGAAGATGGCTGAGGAGATTGTCGCCGAGAGGTTCGCCCCTGGGGCGGAGAAGGATAGGAAGGACATGCTCGGGGCCTTTGTCCGGCATGGGGTTACGCAGCGGGAGTgcgaggtggaggtgccgtTTCAGATTGTGGCGGGGAGTGACACTACGGCTGTGgcggtgaggggggtggtgctgtaTTTGGCGGCCTGTAGGAGGGTTTATTTGAGATTGCAGAAAGAAATTGACGacggggtgagggaggggaggatttCGAGTCCGGTGAAgaatgaggaggggaagaggttggagttgCTGCAG GCTGTGATTTATGAGACTCTTCGCATACAGCCTCCTATTATGGCCCTACTGCTCAAGCAAGTACCGCCTCAGGGGGATTACATCAACGGCCAGTTTATCCCCGGTGGCACGAGGGTCGGGCAGAACGCCTGGGCGATCATGCAAGACAAAGCCCTCTTTGGCGAAGATGCCGATGTGTTTCGACCTGAGAGGTGGCTCGAGGTTGACCCCATGaccaagaggaagatggccgACACGGTCGAGATGATTTTTGGGTATGGGAGATGGGTCTGCCTCGGCAAGCCGATGGCTTTTATGGAGTTGAACAAGGTCATTGTTGAG CTACTCCGCCGCTTTGACTTTGAGATAGCAGACCCCAAAAGCAGGATGAGAGAGAAGGAGTACGGTCTGTTGATTCAAAGTGGACAGTGGATGAGGATTACCGAGAGATTTCCAGAAAACAGGGAGGAGTGA
- the GH6D gene encoding putative exoglucanase gh6d (CAZy:GH6; EggNog:ENOG503NYTF; COG:G), whose protein sequence is MTQDSLGLVFALDQQGQHQEVFSTVAADNMRAVYAILAGLLATGSASPLEARQSGNPFVGRSLFVNPKYSESLERTRQAFLSRGDQTNAAKVQYVQNKVGTFVWISNIFLLRDIDDAIRNARAAQSRGEKPIVGLVLYNLPDRDCSAGHSSGELSLDQNGLNRYRTEYVQPFAQKLKAASDLQFAVILEPDAIGNMVTGTTAFCRNARGPQQDGIAYAIQQLQASNIHLYLDVANGGWLGWADNLKPTAAEVATILQKAGSNARIRGYSSNVSNYNPYSTNNPPPYTAGSPSADESRYATSLGNALRERGLPTNFIIDQGRVALDGARKEWGEWCNVSPAGFGQPFTTNTNNPNVDAILWVKPGGESDGTCGMSGAPQAGAWFDAYAQMLTTNAHPEIRADGGGGGSPAPGPSSTAVAPSPSATPGGNCAARWAQCGGQGWTGPTCCAQGTCQASNQWYSQCL, encoded by the exons ATGACCCAAGACAGTCTCGGTCTGGTGTTTGCTCTTGATCAACAGGGTCAACACCAGGAAGTCTTCTCAACAGTCGCTGCCGACAACATGCGCGCCGTCTACGCCATTCTCGCTGGCTTGCTTGCCACCGGCAGTGCCTCTCCCCTTGAGGCACGCCAGTCCGGCAACCCCTTTGTTGGCCGCAGCCTGTTCGTCAACCCAAAGTACAGCGAGTCGCTCGAGAGGACTCGCCAGGCCTTCCTGTCCCGCGGAGACCAGACCAACGCGGCCAAGGTGCAGTACGTCCAGAACAAGGTCGGCACCTTTGTCTGGATCTCTaacatcttcctccttcgCGACATCGATGACGCCATCCGCAATGCCCGCGCTGCTCAGTCTAGGGGCGAGAAGCCCATCGTCGGTCTTGTGCTGTACAACCTCCCCGACCGCGACTGCAGCGCCGGTCATTCTTCAGGAGAGCTGAGTCTGGACCAAAACGGTCTGAACCGTTACCGCACCGAGTATGTCCAGCCTTTTGCTcagaagctcaaggccgCATCGGATCTTCAGTTTGCTGTTATTCTTGAGCCCGATGCCATCGGCAACATGGTGACCGGCACCACTGCCTTCTGCCGCAACGCCCGCGGGCCTCAGCAGGACGGCATTGCCTATGCCATTCAGCAGCTCCAGGCCAGCAACATCCACCTCTACCTTGACGTCGCCAACGGCGGCTGGCTCGGCTGGGCGGACAACCTCAAGCCTA CCGCCGCCGAAGTAGCCACCATTCTCCAAAAGGCCGGCAGCAACGCCCGCATCCGCGGCTACTCCAGCAACGTCTCCAACTACAACCCCTactccaccaacaacccacccccatACACGGCTGGCAGCCCCTCGGCCGACGAGTCCCGCTatgccacctccctcggcaaCGCCCTCCGCGAGCGCGGCCTCCCCACCAACTTCATCATCGACCAAGGCCGCGTCGCCCTCGACGGCGCCCGCAAGGAATGGGGCGAGTGGTGCAACGTCTCCCCCGCCGGCTTCGGTCAACCCTtcacaaccaacaccaacaaccccaacgtcGACGCCATCCTCTGGGTCAAGCCCGGTGGCGAGTCGGACGGGACGTGTGGCATGTCGGGGGCTCCGCAGGCGGGCGCGTGGTTTGATGCCTATGCGCAGATGTTGACCACGAATGCGCACCCCGAGATTCgtgctgatggtggtggtggtggtagtccTGCTCCTGGGCCTAGCTCGACGGCCGTGGCGCCTTCGCCAAGTGCTACTCCGGGTGGAAACTGTGCTGCTAGGTGGGCTCAATGTGGCGGGCAGGGATGGACGGGGCCGACGTGCTGTGCCCAGGGGACGTGCCAGGCTAGTAACCAGTGGTATTCGCAGTGCTTGTAG
- a CDS encoding hypothetical protein (EggNog:ENOG503P2KE; COG:S), which yields MASSRYSLDSRTTFAGSLISPSTTHAIPKLHGEGLGLLHNWEKSPHSPTIIRSWRDDTTQEGQTPARRSRVLIITLYLLAFFTVLICSCATWGIVAYSTSQTSSQCNYHVTSGKKDILHLASDISGLVPEFSLRPQTFHPDPEPPTNSTTSPPVWTSSFPLGNGFITAPPNFNPSGNPHLPPPMEFHNQQVYSVAVFHQLHCLQMIMTRYNSLVAGDVKYKRMQGHDDDHSHINHCFGYLRQSLMCCGDTALEGQNPETEGQKVETDGMGVVHMCKDFQAVLEWVEGRRVSDERGV from the exons ATGGCATCATCACGATACAGCCTCGACAGCAGAACAACATTCGCTGGGTCCCTGATCAGCCCTTCCACAACACATGCCATTCCCAAGCTGCATGGTGAAGGACTGGGTCTGCTACACAACTGGGAAAAGTCTCCTCACAGTCCCACCATAATTCGGAGTTGGCGAGATGACACGACCCAAGAAGGCCAAACACCAGCCAGGAGATCACGGGTCCTTATAATCACGTTGTACCttctcgccttcttcaccgtccTAATCTGCAGCTGCGCGACATGGGGCATCGTCGCCTATTCCACATCACAAACATCTTCTCAGTGCAACTATCACGTCACGAGCGGGAAAAaggacatcctccacctcgccTCAGACATCAGCGGCCTTGTGCCAGAAT TCTCCCTCCGCCCGCAAACCTTTCACCCTGACCCCGAGCCCccaaccaacagcaccacctcccctcccgtctggacctcctccttccccctcggcaacggcttcatcaccgccccacccaacttcaacccctccggcaacccccacctccctcccccgatGGAGTTCCATAACCAGCAAGTCTACTCGGTGGCTGTCTTCCACCAGCTTCACTGCCTGCAGATGATCATGACGAGGTACAACTCGCTTGTTGCGGGTGATGTTAAGTATAAAAGAATGCAagggcatgatgatgatcacaGCCACATCAACCACTGCTTTGGCTACCTGAGACAGAGCCTCATGTGTTGCGGTGATACCGCGCTTGAGGGGCAGAATCCGGAGACGGAGGGGCAAAAGGTCGAGACcgatgggatgggggtggtgcaCATGTGCAAGGACTTTCAGGCGGTTCTGGaatgggtggaggggaggagggttagTGACGAGAGGGGGGTTTAG